One part of the Geoanaerobacter pelophilus genome encodes these proteins:
- a CDS encoding DUF3373 domain-containing protein: MNRLGKNLIAATLAAGLVMPVGAMAADDLSLKIDMLQKEVDALKAQTKKHEDKSIEKWLTIGGDYRFRVDSLRGSTKAYTDAQGMFKWMGANALISVAGAPFGLPAGNYPAGQVLSMAANQMSKVTTYSAAAAQAPAFRGMLNNLAAAQAGSGLATPMNFAIPSAKPSNDTLYTNRFGLDLHAKAVKDITVNVRLLAYKTFGSNDDAAVTGNGQTPYFADRVGVFDGTLGHIPSSDYLGVDRAYVTWANILDSGAWFSVGRRPSTNGIPSHLKLNNERPGNGGTPALLVDYAFDGMTIGWAPDIAALPGAYAKVCYGRGFESGLDNRYNTGNSLQDTDMLGIAIIPVDTDPLRIHLQWNRGFNIFDFPTMNNTYFGNTGPAINLGDMDWYGIGLLSTLKKVGPGNLNLFSEFGMSVSHPNQNVSSNAGFQGLMTGSFMNPEAPSSKTGYAVYAGARYDLPSNTKLGFEYNYGTKNWQPFSPAADDMWTAKVGTRGSVFEPYIIQELNLKPISSYFAKAFFKIGYQYYDFEYTGSNNWVGAPVKIDDVQSTDMMLMAPLKNAQNIYGSFEVKF, encoded by the coding sequence ATGAACAGGCTTGGTAAAAACCTTATAGCCGCAACTCTGGCTGCAGGACTGGTAATGCCTGTAGGAGCAATGGCCGCAGACGATCTGTCTCTAAAGATTGATATGCTTCAGAAAGAGGTGGATGCTCTCAAGGCGCAGACAAAGAAGCATGAGGACAAGTCCATCGAGAAGTGGCTGACCATTGGCGGCGACTACCGCTTTAGGGTTGATTCGCTTAGAGGCTCGACTAAAGCGTATACCGATGCCCAGGGAATGTTCAAGTGGATGGGGGCCAATGCCTTGATTTCGGTTGCCGGGGCTCCCTTTGGTCTCCCTGCCGGTAACTATCCAGCAGGACAAGTGCTTTCCATGGCAGCTAACCAGATGAGCAAGGTCACCACTTACAGCGCGGCAGCAGCGCAAGCGCCTGCTTTCCGGGGGATGCTGAACAACCTCGCTGCAGCCCAGGCAGGAAGCGGTTTGGCAACGCCGATGAACTTCGCGATCCCCTCTGCCAAGCCGAGTAACGACACTCTCTACACCAACCGTTTTGGCCTCGACCTCCACGCCAAGGCAGTGAAAGATATCACTGTCAACGTGCGGCTGCTCGCCTATAAAACTTTCGGCTCTAATGACGATGCCGCAGTCACTGGCAATGGCCAGACGCCATATTTTGCTGACCGAGTCGGGGTGTTTGATGGGACTTTGGGGCATATACCGTCCAGCGATTATCTCGGTGTTGACAGGGCCTATGTCACTTGGGCCAACATTCTCGACTCAGGCGCCTGGTTCTCTGTTGGTCGCCGTCCCTCTACCAATGGCATCCCATCCCATCTCAAGCTTAACAACGAGCGTCCCGGCAATGGCGGCACGCCTGCACTGCTCGTGGATTACGCTTTTGACGGTATGACTATCGGCTGGGCGCCGGACATCGCAGCGCTTCCCGGCGCATATGCCAAGGTGTGCTACGGCCGCGGATTCGAGAGCGGCCTGGACAACCGGTACAACACAGGCAACAGTCTCCAAGACACCGATATGCTTGGCATTGCGATCATCCCGGTCGATACCGATCCTCTTCGGATACATCTGCAATGGAACCGCGGTTTCAATATCTTTGACTTTCCAACTATGAATAACACTTATTTTGGTAATACTGGGCCAGCTATTAATCTTGGAGATATGGACTGGTACGGCATTGGGCTTCTCAGCACCCTTAAGAAAGTGGGACCGGGTAATCTCAACCTGTTCAGTGAATTCGGCATGAGCGTGTCGCATCCGAACCAGAATGTCTCGTCGAATGCGGGGTTCCAGGGCTTGATGACCGGTTCGTTCATGAACCCAGAAGCTCCTTCTTCCAAAACCGGCTATGCTGTCTATGCTGGGGCACGCTACGACCTGCCAAGCAACACCAAACTTGGCTTTGAATACAACTATGGCACCAAGAACTGGCAGCCGTTCTCTCCGGCAGCTGACGACATGTGGACCGCCAAAGTCGGCACTCGCGGCAGTGTCTTCGAACCTTACATTATCCAAGAACTCAATCTGAAACCGATCTCATCGTACTTTGCCAAGGCATTCTTCAAAATCGGTTATCAGTACTATGATTTCGAGTACACCGGCAGCAACAACTGGGTCGGCGCTCCGGTCAAGATCGACGACGTGCAGTCCACCGATATGATGCTCATGGCGCCTCTGAAGAATGCTCAGAATATTTACGGCTCCTTTGAGGTTAAATTTTAG
- the extS gene encoding selenite/tellurite reduction operon c-type cytochrome lipoprotein ExtS, with the protein MAVRLAFLIYFLGVTFAYPAAAVSVSCLKCHRPHYETIDSCTGCHAGDARTVRKEIAHLNLVPGRLVRYRIKGDPSADSGGKLLETFACRRCHKIDGKGNSLAPDLDRLGARHPSRVLESILRPVTYMPDFSFDPETASLLANAVVKTAAVSRHERREAPLIIRFNHSTQHNDNVFEKHCGGCHRLLTESGALGKGNSGPNLSGLMGRYYPKTYAKMELWDQQRLAKWLKNPRASRPLSRMQPVIIDKRDFNHLLLILDASNPRYLPPNSVKSRKISSMRS; encoded by the coding sequence ATGGCAGTACGCCTGGCCTTTCTGATATATTTCCTCGGTGTCACATTTGCTTATCCAGCGGCAGCAGTCTCCGTGTCCTGTCTCAAATGCCATCGGCCTCATTACGAAACTATTGACAGCTGTACCGGTTGCCACGCAGGTGATGCCAGGACAGTGCGGAAGGAGATTGCCCATTTGAACCTGGTCCCCGGCAGACTCGTCAGGTACAGAATCAAAGGTGATCCTTCAGCGGATAGTGGGGGGAAATTGCTGGAAACGTTTGCCTGCCGCAGATGCCACAAGATCGACGGTAAAGGGAATAGTCTGGCACCGGATCTTGATCGCCTCGGAGCAAGGCATCCTTCCAGGGTGCTGGAATCGATCCTGAGGCCGGTTACATACATGCCAGATTTTAGTTTTGATCCGGAAACAGCTTCATTACTAGCCAACGCCGTTGTAAAGACGGCAGCAGTCAGCAGGCACGAGCGGCGGGAAGCACCATTAATCATAAGGTTCAATCATTCTACTCAACATAATGATAATGTTTTTGAAAAACATTGTGGAGGCTGCCATAGGCTGCTTACCGAATCCGGCGCTCTCGGCAAAGGAAACTCAGGTCCCAATCTTTCCGGTCTTATGGGGAGATACTACCCGAAAACATATGCAAAGATGGAACTATGGGATCAGCAACGGCTGGCGAAGTGGTTGAAAAACCCGAGGGCGAGCAGGCCGTTATCGCGAATGCAGCCGGTAATTATTGATAAACGTGATTTTAATCACCTACTGTTGATTCTCGATGCGTCAAATCCCCGTTATTTGCCGCCCAATTCCGTAAAAAGCCGTAAGATCTCCAGCATGCGCTCATAG
- the extQ gene encoding selenite/tellurite reduction operon b-type cytochrome membrane protein ExtQ has product MNQPRSLKTDYLKSSPHFFQLIVVAACFLCLLLFCGAILIQAPLLGPADPGVPPNPAKSAWFLLWIQELVSHGTFLIYPVIILGCFFVILPWLPVYRPAWRASWLPEGQWFVNVLTVVSVAVIIGLTIIAAFFRGTQWQYAWPF; this is encoded by the coding sequence ATGAACCAGCCGCGTTCCTTAAAAACCGACTACCTTAAAAGCTCCCCTCACTTTTTCCAGTTGATTGTCGTTGCGGCATGCTTCCTTTGTCTTCTGCTGTTTTGCGGGGCGATTCTGATCCAAGCCCCTCTCCTTGGCCCTGCCGATCCGGGCGTACCCCCAAACCCCGCTAAATCCGCATGGTTTCTTCTCTGGATCCAGGAACTGGTAAGCCATGGGACCTTTCTGATCTATCCGGTAATCATCCTAGGCTGCTTCTTTGTCATCCTTCCTTGGTTGCCGGTTTACAGGCCTGCATGGCGGGCATCGTGGCTGCCGGAGGGGCAATGGTTCGTCAATGTGCTTACCGTTGTGTCGGTTGCCGTAATTATCGGCCTGACGATCATCGCGGCATTTTTCAGGGGGACGCAATGGCAGTACGCCTGGCCTTTCTGA
- a CDS encoding cytochrome b N-terminal domain-containing protein, with product MFKDFIKHLFPRVVLKKNLRLSYTFCLGGLAFTALLSLLLSGALLLFHYQPVPERAYASILALERDVWGGSYIRNLHRFSSHLFLVFIFLHTVRVLLTGAYQRPRHFNWLIGCALMLLSVFSGYTGYLLPLDQLAYWATQTGMELFRSLPLGNFLYGVLVPDQVGGVSSLLRFYILHITILPMLIMGLSGLHFYRVRKNRGVLPYL from the coding sequence ATGTTCAAGGATTTCATAAAACATCTCTTCCCGCGGGTGGTTCTGAAAAAGAACCTGAGGTTATCCTATACTTTTTGCCTGGGCGGGCTTGCCTTTACAGCGCTGCTTTCGCTCCTCCTGTCAGGGGCATTGCTGCTTTTTCACTATCAACCGGTTCCGGAGCGCGCCTATGCCTCGATCCTTGCGCTGGAGCGCGATGTCTGGGGTGGCAGCTACATCCGCAACCTGCACCGGTTTTCTTCGCATCTTTTTCTGGTTTTCATCTTTCTTCATACTGTAAGAGTCCTGTTGACCGGCGCCTACCAGCGCCCGCGCCACTTCAACTGGCTCATAGGGTGCGCTCTCATGCTGCTCTCAGTATTCTCCGGGTATACCGGCTATCTGCTCCCTCTTGATCAACTAGCTTACTGGGCTACTCAGACCGGCATGGAGCTTTTCAGATCGCTCCCCTTAGGGAATTTCCTTTACGGTGTTCTGGTGCCGGACCAAGTGGGCGGGGTGTCATCGCTCCTGAGGTTTTATATTCTTCACATAACCATTTTGCCGATGCTGATTATGGGGCTTTCCGGTCTTCATTTTTATCGGGTCCGCAAAAACAGGGGGGTGCTACCCTACCTATGA
- a CDS encoding ubiquinol-cytochrome c reductase iron-sulfur subunit — MAALFQSRRRFIFALIAWGAALAGLWRFLQPRPVAKRELVSTPLNSIPTEGALVFREERVAIARGRDGIYAFSLVCTHLGCTVSVTAEGIFCPCHGSRFDHEGKVVRGPATRPLERLNAEVRGDRLFVSS; from the coding sequence ATGGCAGCTCTTTTCCAATCGCGCCGGAGGTTCATCTTCGCCTTGATTGCCTGGGGGGCGGCCCTGGCCGGTTTGTGGCGCTTTCTGCAGCCAAGGCCTGTAGCAAAAAGAGAACTGGTCAGCACCCCTCTAAATTCGATACCTACCGAAGGCGCTTTGGTTTTCCGGGAAGAGCGTGTCGCTATAGCCAGGGGGAGGGATGGAATTTATGCGTTCAGTCTTGTCTGTACTCATCTTGGTTGCACGGTATCGGTAACTGCTGAGGGGATTTTTTGCCCGTGCCATGGAAGCCGCTTCGACCATGAGGGAAAGGTTGTGCGGGGGCCGGCTACAAGGCCGCTGGAGCGGTTAAACGCCGAGGTTCGTGGCGATCGGTTGTTTGTGAGCAGTTGA
- the extO gene encoding selenite/tellurite reduction operon b-type cytochrome iron-sulfur cluster-binding subunit ExtO, whose amino-acid sequence MAVSIGVSVAAENCRVCHQVAVTGVHRSLACLDCHVSESATVADPAAAGADSPCVRCHKKFGELFNRDMATRAPEQAFVTRSYAKVDRRFFEKNCTGCHLKSCLDCHEGGGHDLRKPVTERCLSCHKGYYVGWDYAGRAPREDSLRYQRGRSAGGDYYLTMRPDIHFEKGLSCGDCHSMQSLAIGKRSAKGCLDCHKVSAGPVEHRIKAHLEKLECYACHSAWAPQEYGTFYLRFTESLSRDDFWLKGGDTPSEYLKSAYLRKQDEPPLGLNSRGMVSPIRPQFIAYYTHIRREQVVGNENRLLAAEWKAFFPHTIRRGTLLCDSCHDAASRFLLESRNARIYRLAEDGMGLESFWDRRGQRVANGSFLPEERVKRLMDRGPTFQKGYIERWQLFSNRAGGSSSP is encoded by the coding sequence ATGGCCGTTAGCATCGGTGTCTCTGTTGCTGCTGAAAACTGCCGCGTCTGTCACCAGGTAGCCGTTACCGGTGTCCATCGTAGCTTAGCATGCCTTGACTGCCATGTGAGCGAATCTGCAACTGTTGCTGACCCTGCAGCAGCCGGGGCTGATTCTCCTTGCGTACGCTGCCATAAGAAATTTGGCGAACTCTTCAATCGTGATATGGCAACAAGGGCACCTGAGCAGGCTTTTGTTACCAGGAGTTATGCAAAGGTGGACCGGCGTTTCTTTGAGAAAAACTGCACCGGTTGTCACCTGAAGAGCTGTCTGGACTGCCACGAGGGGGGAGGACATGATTTACGTAAACCAGTCACCGAGCGCTGTCTCTCTTGCCACAAAGGGTATTATGTCGGCTGGGATTATGCCGGGCGGGCGCCGCGGGAGGACAGCCTTCGCTATCAACGGGGAAGGAGTGCTGGCGGTGACTACTATCTGACCATGCGTCCTGATATCCACTTTGAAAAAGGTCTTAGCTGTGGTGACTGTCATTCGATGCAGAGCCTGGCGATCGGGAAGAGATCGGCAAAAGGATGCCTGGATTGCCACAAGGTCAGTGCCGGCCCGGTGGAACACCGGATAAAGGCGCACCTGGAAAAGCTGGAATGCTATGCCTGTCATTCTGCCTGGGCGCCACAGGAGTACGGGACGTTTTATCTTCGCTTCACGGAAAGCCTGTCCCGAGATGATTTCTGGCTCAAGGGGGGCGATACTCCCAGTGAATATCTTAAGAGCGCTTATCTGAGGAAACAGGATGAACCGCCCCTCGGACTAAACAGCCGCGGCATGGTCAGCCCGATCAGGCCTCAATTCATAGCCTATTACACCCATATCCGCCGAGAGCAGGTTGTTGGCAACGAGAACCGCCTGCTTGCAGCGGAATGGAAGGCATTCTTTCCTCATACCATAAGGCGCGGTACACTGTTATGCGACTCCTGCCACGATGCCGCATCGCGTTTTCTCCTGGAAAGCCGGAATGCACGGATCTACCGTCTGGCTGAGGACGGCATGGGGCTGGAGTCGTTCTGGGACAGGAGAGGGCAGCGAGTGGCAAATGGCTCATTTTTGCCGGAGGAACGGGTGAAGCGGCTTATGGATAGAGGGCCGACTTTCCAGAAAGGGTATATCGAAAGATGGCAGCTCTTTTCCAATCGCGCCGGAGGTTCATCTTCGCCTTGA
- the extM gene encoding selenite/tellurite reduction operon c-type cytochrome ExtM — protein MLCLSPEIVASLLRCLPAVLLIVAVTACSPASSESESCLVCHHALEPASASHSGCISCHYTFRDNAYKKRAQGHNPSAADSWDQGCGTCHQYQLGRVKSGLMYSNRGMIRNIQLTWEGETSGEYGAHGGDTFDERGNRQKLLPVAELDNLSGELYRKFCSRCHLGIEIADAERSNHAGGCATCHFPFNESATYMGKDAVIKGKTPASASHRLEPLPSAAVCSQCHNRSGRIALSYLGLYDGNNGHVPTRNGQSGPVQLSGNRNAVHIEPDVHAAAGMECIDCHTSRDVMGDGYSYRNMYRQVEISCEDCHGGAKPPVYRAIAFDGDEAVRESRSYPRQMRPGMNMVLTSNGRSFSNVFVSDAKVRVIGKRSGKLFTAKVITGTAEHTVKGHERLECFACHSRTVVQCYGCHTTYDLRETAMDFIKGKETPGAFSETEDFRMLYPFPLAVNQRGRISPVTPGCQTFVTEIDGTGATVRDDQITRFRGKRQLRFAPFYSHNTGKKAVGCRECHANPRFLGFGQGVMTVGSIEGTLLCEKCPDKSLDGFLKLADGRVRAFSAITRENSRPLNEAEIRRIFRANLCITCHDKGRDKDRIYERGLNYGALDDALHCRILNGR, from the coding sequence GTGCTCTGCTTATCTCCCGAAATAGTTGCTTCTTTGCTCAGATGTTTACCCGCTGTTTTGCTAATCGTTGCTGTTACCGCGTGTTCCCCTGCTTCATCGGAGTCTGAGTCATGCCTGGTCTGCCACCATGCGCTAGAACCGGCATCAGCAAGCCACTCTGGTTGCATATCCTGTCACTACACTTTTCGAGATAACGCCTATAAGAAACGGGCGCAGGGGCATAACCCCTCAGCCGCAGATAGCTGGGACCAGGGGTGCGGAACCTGCCACCAATACCAGTTGGGAAGGGTTAAGAGTGGGCTGATGTACTCCAACAGGGGGATGATCAGAAACATCCAACTGACCTGGGAAGGGGAGACCTCCGGGGAGTATGGTGCGCATGGCGGTGATACCTTCGACGAACGAGGTAATAGGCAGAAGCTGTTGCCGGTGGCCGAGCTGGACAATCTTTCCGGAGAGCTTTATCGAAAATTTTGTTCCCGCTGTCATCTCGGAATCGAGATTGCCGATGCCGAACGGTCGAACCATGCCGGAGGTTGTGCGACATGTCATTTCCCGTTCAATGAGTCGGCGACATATATGGGCAAAGACGCCGTGATCAAAGGGAAGACACCAGCCTCTGCCAGCCACAGGCTCGAACCGCTGCCGTCTGCTGCAGTCTGTTCCCAGTGCCATAATCGGAGCGGCAGAATTGCGTTGTCATACCTGGGATTGTATGACGGCAACAATGGGCATGTGCCGACCCGTAATGGCCAATCCGGGCCGGTACAGCTCTCCGGCAACAGGAATGCGGTGCATATTGAGCCTGATGTCCATGCTGCGGCTGGTATGGAGTGCATCGATTGCCACACCTCACGCGATGTCATGGGTGACGGTTACAGCTATCGCAACATGTACCGCCAGGTGGAGATTAGTTGCGAAGATTGTCACGGCGGAGCAAAGCCACCGGTTTACCGGGCCATCGCGTTTGACGGTGACGAGGCGGTTCGCGAATCGAGGAGCTACCCAAGGCAGATGCGGCCAGGCATGAATATGGTGCTCACCAGTAACGGTCGAAGTTTTTCCAATGTCTTTGTCAGCGACGCTAAAGTCAGAGTCATCGGCAAGCGTAGCGGCAAGCTCTTTACGGCCAAGGTGATTACCGGCACTGCGGAGCATACGGTAAAAGGACATGAGCGGCTGGAGTGCTTTGCCTGCCACTCAAGGACTGTGGTTCAGTGCTACGGCTGTCACACTACTTACGACTTGCGCGAAACAGCCATGGACTTTATCAAGGGGAAAGAGACTCCGGGCGCTTTCAGTGAAACTGAGGATTTCCGGATGCTATACCCGTTTCCCCTTGCGGTTAACCAGCGGGGCAGGATATCACCAGTGACCCCCGGCTGCCAGACATTCGTCACCGAAATCGATGGTACCGGTGCTACTGTACGAGACGACCAGATAACCCGCTTTAGAGGTAAACGCCAGCTGCGTTTCGCTCCCTTTTATTCCCATAATACTGGGAAAAAGGCGGTAGGTTGCCGGGAATGCCATGCCAACCCCAGGTTTCTTGGGTTCGGCCAGGGGGTGATGACTGTTGGGAGTATCGAAGGGACTTTGCTGTGTGAGAAGTGTCCGGATAAATCGCTTGACGGGTTCCTCAAACTGGCAGATGGCAGGGTCAGGGCCTTTTCCGCAATCACCCGGGAAAACTCCCGACCGCTGAACGAGGCCGAGATTCGCCGGATCTTCAGGGCAAATCTCTGCATAACCTGCCACGACAAGGGACGGGACAAGGACCGGATTTACGAAAGGGGGCTGAATTACGGTGCGCTCGACGACGCTCTGCATTGCCGCATTCTTAATGGCCGTTAG
- a CDS encoding rhodanese-like domain-containing protein, with the protein MLSCITNWRTLALSLAVGGVVTAAPLLAADTPAGTVEGRNTKVCSTCHKVEASTFRGYFETVAMKSSSLQVKVDDKSEVLKFDKATIKVSNPDVKDGDVEKQLRGIKKNHEVKVVVELKNGVQYAKAIVAKPPIKVDEAKLIKVDEVEKLVAMGPEKGNFTLIDSRPLPRYQDGFIPGAINLPYPAFDKNLDKLPADKNRLIIFYCAGITCTMSPKSLEKAEQLGYKNVKVYREGMPGWLQRKPGVMTVKFIKEAWLDKEMPFVLLDARAQKDAEQAFIKGAVSFPVADEKTLKLLPKKDVKAPIFVYDADGKGNAQAVAQGIVKAGFAPVLVVDGGIAAWQKAGLPLEKGALAAKAAYTPKPKAGEISIDNFKKLIAAIPADTIIIDVRLPDEVKEGAIAGAVNIPAAEVDQNLARLPKEKRIVAYCNSGTQAEMAYHTLKGKGYPNVFFLNAKVEVDEGKVEITR; encoded by the coding sequence ATGCTGTCATGTATCACCAACTGGCGAACACTCGCACTATCGCTGGCTGTAGGGGGAGTGGTCACTGCTGCTCCGCTTCTTGCTGCCGACACCCCGGCAGGAACAGTCGAAGGTAGAAACACCAAGGTCTGCAGCACCTGCCACAAGGTCGAGGCAAGCACCTTTAGGGGATATTTCGAGACTGTGGCTATGAAGTCATCTTCGCTACAGGTAAAGGTTGACGATAAATCAGAAGTCCTCAAGTTTGACAAAGCAACGATCAAGGTGTCAAACCCTGATGTCAAGGATGGCGATGTCGAGAAACAGCTCAGGGGAATCAAGAAGAACCACGAGGTTAAAGTGGTGGTTGAGTTGAAGAACGGGGTCCAGTATGCCAAGGCGATAGTTGCTAAGCCGCCGATCAAGGTTGACGAAGCCAAGCTGATCAAGGTCGATGAAGTTGAGAAGCTTGTTGCCATGGGACCGGAAAAGGGCAACTTTACCCTGATTGACTCCCGCCCGCTGCCCCGCTACCAGGATGGTTTTATCCCCGGTGCCATAAATCTGCCATACCCGGCATTCGACAAGAATCTCGACAAACTCCCGGCAGACAAAAACCGGCTGATCATCTTTTACTGCGCAGGGATCACCTGTACCATGAGTCCTAAGTCACTGGAAAAAGCCGAACAGCTCGGCTACAAGAATGTAAAGGTCTATCGCGAAGGAATGCCGGGCTGGCTCCAGCGCAAACCCGGGGTGATGACGGTCAAGTTCATCAAGGAAGCATGGCTGGACAAGGAGATGCCGTTTGTCCTGCTTGATGCCCGTGCCCAGAAAGATGCAGAGCAAGCATTCATCAAGGGAGCAGTGTCCTTCCCGGTAGCCGACGAAAAGACTCTCAAGTTGCTGCCGAAAAAAGATGTAAAGGCGCCGATATTTGTTTATGACGCTGACGGCAAGGGGAATGCCCAAGCTGTTGCCCAGGGGATTGTCAAGGCTGGTTTTGCACCGGTACTGGTGGTAGACGGCGGCATTGCGGCATGGCAGAAGGCCGGCCTGCCTTTGGAAAAAGGGGCATTGGCCGCCAAGGCAGCTTACACTCCCAAGCCTAAAGCTGGTGAAATCTCCATCGACAATTTCAAGAAACTGATTGCAGCAATCCCTGCCGATACCATCATCATTGATGTGCGGCTCCCCGACGAGGTAAAGGAAGGGGCTATTGCCGGTGCAGTCAACATACCGGCAGCAGAAGTAGACCAGAACCTGGCCAGACTCCCCAAGGAAAAGCGAATTGTCGCCTACTGTAACTCAGGCACCCAGGCTGAAATGGCGTATCATACCCTTAAAGGGAAAGGCTACCCTAATGTCTTTTTCCTGAACGCCAAAGTTGAGGTTGATGAGGGTAAAGTTGAGATAACCAGGTAG